In one Streptomyces marincola genomic region, the following are encoded:
- a CDS encoding helix-turn-helix transcriptional regulator gives MTDTSARLLRLLGLLQTRREWPAPALAERLGVSTRTIRRDIDRLRRLDYPIEAGLGPAGGYRLGAGAALPPLPLDEDEAVAVAVGLRTAAGSGVEGIGETAVSALVKLRRLMPDRLRRRMDTLHVRAVSAQGPPTVPARQLTAVATACRDRERLRFDYEDHHGRTGVRTAEPHELVAWGGRWYLVAWDVDREGWRTFRVDRLRCRVPTGPRFTPRPLPEGDAVRFVTGSVARLWPHRATVRLHVPADAEAARAAAPYGRLEPVDDSSCLLRFTADSRHGLVFLLGALDVDFDLVDPPELAGPLRQAAGRLLRAADAAGPAARGAPGQGTGGPGPGEPGGAR, from the coding sequence GTGACCGACACCTCCGCCCGGCTGCTGCGCCTGCTCGGGCTGCTCCAGACCCGCCGGGAGTGGCCGGCCCCGGCGCTGGCCGAGCGGCTCGGCGTCAGCACCAGGACGATCCGCCGCGACATCGACCGGCTGCGCCGCCTGGACTACCCGATCGAGGCCGGCCTCGGGCCGGCCGGCGGGTACCGGCTGGGCGCGGGGGCCGCGCTGCCCCCGCTGCCGCTGGACGAGGACGAGGCCGTCGCCGTGGCCGTCGGCCTGCGGACCGCCGCGGGCAGCGGCGTCGAGGGAATCGGCGAGACGGCGGTGAGCGCCCTGGTGAAACTGCGCCGGCTGATGCCGGACCGGCTGCGCCGCCGCATGGACACGCTGCACGTCCGGGCGGTGAGCGCGCAGGGCCCGCCCACGGTCCCCGCCCGGCAGCTGACCGCGGTGGCCACCGCATGCCGGGACCGCGAGCGGCTGCGCTTCGACTACGAGGACCACCACGGCCGCACCGGCGTCCGCACCGCGGAACCGCACGAGCTGGTCGCCTGGGGCGGGCGCTGGTACCTGGTGGCCTGGGACGTGGACCGGGAGGGGTGGCGGACGTTCCGGGTCGACCGGCTCCGCTGCCGGGTGCCGACCGGGCCGCGGTTCACCCCGCGCCCGCTGCCGGAAGGGGACGCGGTCCGCTTCGTCACCGGCAGTGTCGCGCGGCTGTGGCCGCACCGGGCGACCGTGCGGCTGCACGTGCCCGCCGACGCGGAGGCGGCGCGCGCGGCAGCGCCCTACGGGCGGCTCGAACCGGTGGACGACAGCTCCTGCCTGCTGCGTTTCACCGCCGACAGCAGGCACGGCCTGGTGTTCCTGCTGGGCGCGCTCGACGTCGACTTCGACCTCGTGGACCCGCCGGAGCTGGCCGGGCCGCTGCGGCAAGCCGCCGGCCGGTTGCTGCGCGCCGCCGATGCCGCGGGCCCCGCGGCCCGAGGCGCGCCCGGCCAGGGAACGGGCGGTCCCGGGCCCGGGGAGCCCGGCGGGGCCCGGTGA
- a CDS encoding NmrA family NAD(P)-binding protein, with translation MTILVTGATGTVGRHLVEGLHAAGHRVRALSRSPERAALPEGVEVVAGDLTDPGGLSAAFSDVTAVHFIGFDGADWSPLARGRELADLAARGGARRVTLLKGDPGRTDFEDALMAAAETGGAFALTRLAPVEFMANALEWAGSVREEGVVREAFPEARSAMVHEADIAAVAAAALTAEGHGGQEYWLTGPEALTAPGKVRTIAGVLGREVAYVELSREEIVARWRQEGYAESDIAFFLAMRTDPPPAGYTVRPTVERVTGRPPRTFAAWVAEHAAAFTPGQDAGE, from the coding sequence ATGACCATTCTCGTGACCGGGGCCACCGGCACCGTCGGCCGCCACCTCGTCGAGGGGCTGCACGCGGCGGGGCACCGGGTCCGCGCCCTCAGCAGGAGTCCGGAGCGGGCCGCGCTGCCCGAGGGGGTCGAGGTCGTCGCGGGCGACCTGACCGATCCCGGCGGCCTGTCCGCGGCCTTCTCGGACGTCACGGCGGTGCACTTCATCGGGTTCGACGGCGCGGACTGGTCACCGCTGGCGCGCGGCCGTGAGCTGGCGGATCTCGCGGCGCGCGGCGGGGCGCGGCGCGTCACGCTCCTGAAGGGCGACCCGGGGCGCACGGACTTCGAGGACGCCCTCATGGCCGCGGCCGAGACCGGGGGCGCGTTCGCGCTGACCCGGCTGGCCCCCGTGGAGTTCATGGCGAACGCGCTGGAGTGGGCCGGTTCGGTGCGCGAGGAGGGCGTCGTGCGCGAGGCGTTCCCCGAGGCGCGCAGCGCGATGGTCCACGAGGCCGACATCGCGGCCGTCGCCGCCGCGGCCCTCACGGCGGAGGGCCACGGCGGGCAGGAGTACTGGCTCACCGGGCCCGAGGCGCTGACGGCGCCCGGCAAGGTCCGCACGATCGCCGGCGTGCTGGGACGCGAGGTCGCCTACGTCGAGCTGAGCCGGGAGGAGATCGTCGCCCGGTGGCGGCAGGAGGGCTACGCGGAGAGCGACATCGCGTTCTTCCTCGCGATGCGGACGGACCCGCCGCCGGCCGGGTACACCGTGCGGCCCACGGTGGAACGGGTCACGGGCCGCCCGCCGCGCACGTTCGCCGCGTGGGTCGCGGAGCACGCCGCCGCCTTCACGCCCGGGCAGGACGCGGGGGAGTGA
- a CDS encoding GNAT family N-acetyltransferase: MLTGQRVRLRAMEPADAESLWRWNSDPDVIRWLDTEHPESLAHTLHRAAERERNSYEQILLMIETLAEGRLIGVVCLRDARPEHGRAELDVYLGEKEFWGRGHGTDAVRVICRYGFDQMRLHSVALWVAAGNTRAIRAFEKVGFVQDGRHREAFRRDGAWHDLVLMSLLEHEIRPAGR; this comes from the coding sequence TTGCTGACCGGACAACGTGTGCGGCTGCGTGCCATGGAACCGGCCGACGCCGAGTCACTGTGGCGCTGGAACAGCGACCCGGACGTGATCCGCTGGCTCGACACCGAGCATCCCGAGTCGCTGGCCCACACCCTGCACCGGGCGGCCGAGCGCGAGCGGAACTCCTACGAGCAGATCCTGCTGATGATCGAGACGCTCGCCGAGGGCCGGCTCATCGGCGTCGTCTGCCTGCGCGACGCCCGCCCGGAGCACGGGCGGGCCGAACTCGACGTCTACCTCGGCGAGAAGGAGTTCTGGGGGCGGGGGCACGGCACCGACGCCGTGCGCGTGATCTGCCGGTACGGATTCGACCAGATGCGGCTGCACTCGGTCGCCCTGTGGGTGGCGGCCGGCAACACGCGCGCGATCCGCGCGTTCGAGAAGGTCGGCTTCGTCCAGGACGGCAGACACCGGGAGGCGTTCCGCAGGGACGGCGCGTGGCACGACCTGGTCCTCATGAGCCTGCTCGAACACGAGATACGCCCGGCCGGCCGGTGA
- a CDS encoding cysteine hydrolase family protein, translating into MAPVLLLIDLSKNLLAPGAVPDAAKVSAVIEGLLARARSAGALVIHARPADGPGAAGPPGGPEESSRGTLHRGPADEPVVEWEGPHAFAGSGLAGLIPVGAEVIVAGAESEGGVRATALAALDRGHRVVLVRGAHASHRAGMARETEATLRAAGVVVVAPESVTFEPGGGPTDR; encoded by the coding sequence ATGGCACCTGTGCTGCTTCTCATCGACTTATCGAAGAATCTCCTCGCGCCCGGCGCCGTGCCGGACGCGGCGAAGGTCTCCGCCGTGATCGAGGGCCTGCTCGCCCGGGCCCGCTCGGCCGGCGCCCTCGTGATCCACGCGCGCCCGGCGGACGGTCCTGGAGCCGCCGGACCGCCCGGCGGCCCGGAGGAATCCAGCCGGGGAACGCTCCACCGCGGGCCGGCCGACGAGCCCGTCGTGGAGTGGGAAGGACCCCACGCCTTCGCGGGCAGCGGCCTCGCCGGGCTGATCCCGGTGGGCGCCGAGGTCATCGTCGCGGGGGCGGAGAGCGAGGGGGGCGTGCGCGCCACCGCGCTCGCCGCGCTCGACCGCGGGCACCGCGTGGTGCTCGTGCGCGGGGCGCACGCCAGCCACCGGGCGGGCATGGCGCGCGAGACGGAGGCGACGCTGCGCGCGGCGGGCGTCGTGGTGGTCGCGCCCGAGTCCGTGACGTTCGAGCCAGGCGGCGGCCCCACGGACCGCTGA
- a CDS encoding fascin domain-containing protein gives MAKSARQSAAVLLSLSALLAASAIGATSASAAPANADDAQAPAGWERVDTELMNELLVEDGVAPLSASSDTVEELPWAIESMNTGLFVAAELNYAEPNTGLLRARSDWFNGGWEQYAITFDEVTETITLTNKANGLNVATERNYTGASNGLLRARSEGVGSWERYVLYYHEVNDTFAFQSVVNGLFVATERNYTGQLQNALRARSDWINGSWEQFYLW, from the coding sequence GTGGCTAAGTCCGCACGACAGAGCGCCGCTGTGCTGCTGTCCCTGTCCGCCCTGCTGGCCGCCTCGGCGATCGGCGCGACGAGCGCGTCCGCCGCACCCGCGAACGCCGACGACGCGCAGGCCCCGGCCGGCTGGGAGCGCGTCGACACCGAGCTGATGAACGAACTGCTCGTCGAGGACGGGGTGGCCCCGCTCAGCGCCTCCTCCGACACGGTCGAGGAGCTGCCCTGGGCCATCGAGTCCATGAACACGGGGCTGTTCGTCGCGGCCGAGCTGAACTACGCCGAGCCGAACACCGGCCTGCTGCGCGCCCGTTCCGACTGGTTCAACGGCGGCTGGGAGCAGTACGCGATCACCTTCGACGAGGTCACCGAGACCATCACCCTCACCAACAAGGCCAACGGCCTGAACGTGGCGACCGAGCGGAACTACACGGGTGCCTCCAACGGCCTGCTGCGCGCCCGCTCCGAGGGCGTCGGCAGCTGGGAGCGCTACGTTCTCTACTACCACGAGGTGAACGACACGTTCGCCTTCCAGTCCGTGGTGAACGGCCTGTTCGTGGCGACCGAGCGGAACTACACCGGCCAGCTCCAGAACGCGCTGCGCGCCCGTTCCGACTGGATCAACGGCTCCTGGGAGCAGTTCTACCTGTGGTGA
- the chrA gene encoding chromate efflux transporter: protein MHQRVPLALIAREWTRIGVVGFGGPPVHIALLRELCVERRGWIRAKDFEDGIAAANLAPGPASTQLAILTAWWLRGTWGAVVGGLCFILPGLVLILALAALFLAGDPPLWVGGAAAGAGAAVAAVAVQAGARMAPGSFRHAAGRGARARWACYLAAGAVAGVLLGPWLVVVLAAAGLVEVAVRRRAAGRRTAPAGRTPGAGAEPAPAAEPGGARARGARLRLWLLLAAVPLSAAAAGLSALTWVAYKVGALSYGGGFVIIPLMQADAVDGYGWMDDGEFLNAVALGQITPGPVVQTVAVVGWAAGGLAGGLLAAAVAFGPSFLLVVLGGGHLDRLRRSPVAQGFFDGAGPAVIGAICGSAIPLALALGHAWQFGVLALAGLLLALGRGLVATLLLSGALGVAAALAGWPVG from the coding sequence GTGCACCAGCGCGTTCCGCTCGCTCTCATCGCCCGGGAGTGGACACGCATCGGCGTGGTCGGCTTCGGCGGTCCCCCGGTGCACATCGCGCTGCTGCGGGAGCTGTGCGTGGAACGCCGCGGCTGGATCCGGGCGAAGGACTTCGAGGACGGCATCGCGGCGGCCAACCTGGCACCCGGCCCCGCCTCCACCCAGCTGGCCATCCTCACCGCGTGGTGGCTCAGGGGCACGTGGGGCGCGGTGGTCGGGGGCCTGTGCTTCATCCTGCCCGGCCTGGTGCTGATCCTGGCGCTCGCGGCGCTGTTCCTCGCGGGCGACCCGCCGCTGTGGGTCGGCGGCGCGGCGGCCGGGGCGGGCGCGGCCGTGGCCGCGGTGGCCGTGCAGGCCGGCGCGCGCATGGCGCCGGGGAGCTTCCGGCACGCCGCGGGGCGGGGGGCCAGGGCGCGCTGGGCCTGCTACCTGGCGGCGGGGGCCGTCGCCGGCGTGCTGCTCGGTCCCTGGCTTGTGGTGGTGCTGGCCGCCGCCGGGCTCGTGGAGGTCGCCGTGCGCCGCCGGGCGGCCGGGCGGCGCACGGCCCCCGCGGGCCGGACGCCCGGCGCCGGGGCGGAGCCGGCCCCGGCGGCGGAGCCGGGCGGCGCGCGGGCGCGGGGCGCGCGCCTGCGGCTGTGGCTGCTGCTCGCGGCCGTCCCGCTCAGCGCGGCGGCGGCCGGCCTCTCCGCGCTGACCTGGGTGGCCTACAAGGTGGGCGCCCTGTCCTACGGCGGCGGCTTCGTCATCATCCCGCTGATGCAGGCGGACGCGGTCGACGGGTACGGCTGGATGGACGACGGGGAGTTCCTGAACGCCGTCGCGCTCGGGCAGATCACGCCGGGCCCGGTGGTGCAGACCGTCGCCGTGGTCGGCTGGGCGGCGGGCGGACTCGCGGGCGGGCTGCTGGCGGCGGCCGTGGCGTTCGGCCCCTCGTTCCTGCTGGTGGTCCTCGGCGGCGGGCACCTGGACCGGCTGCGCCGGAGCCCGGTGGCGCAGGGGTTCTTCGACGGCGCCGGCCCCGCGGTGATCGGCGCGATCTGCGGCTCGGCGATCCCGCTCGCCCTCGCCCTCGGCCACGCCTGGCAGTTCGGCGTCCTGGCCCTCGCCGGCCTGCTGCTCGCGCTCGGCCGCGGCCTCGTGGCGACGCTCCTGCTGTCCGGCGCGCTCGGCGTCGCGGCGGCACTCGCCGGCTGGCCGGTCGGCTGA
- the argF gene encoding ornithine carbamoyltransferase has protein sequence MATDLSGRHLLKELDLTPAEFRSLVDLAADLKAAKRSGTETRTLSGKHIALVFEKSSTRTRCAFEVAAADQGAATTVLDPAGSHIGHKESVRDTARVLGRMFDAIQFRGSAQRTVEELAAHAGVPVYNGLTDEWHPTQMLADVLTMTEHCAKPLARTAFAYLGDARSNMGNSYLVTGALLGMDVRIVAPSALWPDAAVRAEAERLAQETGARLTLTEDVAEGVHGADFVATDVWVSLGEPKEVWDERIALLRPYAVTAEVLRATGNDEVRFLHCLPAFHDLGTEVGREIHARHGLDSLEVTDEVFESPRSVVFDQAENRLHTIKALLVATLA, from the coding sequence ATGGCGACAGATCTTTCGGGCCGCCACCTTCTCAAGGAGCTGGACCTCACCCCCGCGGAGTTCCGCTCGCTGGTCGACCTGGCCGCCGACCTGAAGGCGGCCAAGCGGTCCGGCACCGAGACCAGGACCCTGAGCGGCAAGCACATAGCGCTGGTCTTCGAGAAGTCCTCGACGCGCACCCGCTGCGCGTTCGAGGTGGCCGCCGCGGACCAGGGCGCCGCCACCACGGTCCTCGACCCCGCCGGCTCCCACATCGGGCACAAGGAGTCGGTGCGGGACACCGCCCGCGTGCTCGGCCGGATGTTCGACGCGATCCAGTTCCGGGGCAGCGCGCAGCGCACGGTCGAGGAGCTGGCCGCCCACGCGGGCGTTCCGGTGTACAACGGGCTGACGGACGAGTGGCACCCCACGCAGATGCTCGCCGACGTGCTCACGATGACCGAGCACTGCGCCAAGCCGCTGGCCAGGACGGCGTTCGCCTACCTCGGCGACGCCCGCAGCAACATGGGCAACTCCTACCTGGTCACCGGCGCCCTGCTGGGCATGGACGTGCGGATCGTGGCGCCGTCGGCCCTGTGGCCCGACGCCGCGGTGCGGGCCGAGGCCGAGCGGCTGGCCCAGGAGACCGGGGCGCGGCTCACGCTCACCGAGGACGTGGCCGAGGGAGTGCACGGCGCGGACTTCGTCGCCACGGACGTGTGGGTCTCCCTCGGCGAGCCGAAGGAGGTGTGGGACGAACGCATCGCGCTGCTGCGCCCGTACGCGGTGACCGCCGAGGTGCTGCGGGCCACGGGGAACGACGAGGTGAGATTCCTGCACTGCCTGCCCGCGTTCCACGACCTCGGCACCGAGGTCGGCCGCGAGATCCACGCGCGGCACGGCCTCGACTCGCTCGAAGTCACCGACGAGGTCTTCGAGTCGCCGCGGTCCGTGGTCTTCGACCAGGCGGAGAACCGGCTGCACACCATCAAGGCGCTGCTGGTCGCGACGCTGGCCTGA